Genomic window (Oculatellaceae cyanobacterium):
GCGCCTCATTTACAAGGATGGGTTGCTGGATGCGATATTTGTCAAGATGTTTGCCCTTGGAATCAACGTTTTGCTAAAAACACAGATGTAGCAGATTTTCAACCTTATCCTGCAAATATTGCACCTCCCCTCACGGACTTAGCAGAAATTTCTGATGCAGAGTGGAATCAAAGATTTACCGCATCAGCACTGCGACGGATTAAACCAGAAATGCTCCGACGCAACGCCAAAGCTAATTTGGCAACGCTTCAAACGCCATCTGATGGCTAGCTGACTAATCGTTATCCATTATTTTTAGGATATTTATCTAAAAAAAGGATACTGACTCCAAAATACAGTATGTTGACAAAATTGAGATCTATACACATCAATGACCGTGAAACTAATAATTTTTGATTTTGATGGTACTATTGCTGATACATTTGAGCCGTTGATTAAGATTATTCAGCGTTTATCTCAAGAATTTGGATATAAATCAGTTAGTCCAGAAGATATTGATTTATTCAGAAATTTAACTACTAGAGAAATTATTTATCAAGCAGGTGTTTCTATTTGGAAACTGCCATTTATTTTGAGAAGAATTAAAAAAGAATTAAATAAAGACATTAAAGTAGTTCGACCAATTCAAGGAATGAAAGAAGCATTGCTCGATCTCAAAGATCAGGGCAACCAGTTAGGTATTATAACTTCAAACTCCCAAGACAATGTTCAGTTATTTTTAGAAAATAATCATTTAGATACAATTTTTAGTTTTATTTGTTCAGGCACTACAATTTTTGGAAAAAACAAAGTGATTAATAGTGTGCTGATTCAGAAAAATATAAATCTATCAGATGTCATCTATGTTGGAGATGAAACTAGAGATATAGAGGCTGCAAAAAAAAGTAACATTCAAGTAATTGCCGTTAGCTGGGGATTTAATTCTCAAGAAATATTAGCTAATCAAAACCCAGATTATTTAATCGATCATCCACAGCAACTTACGGAAGTGGTTAATAGCTTAAAGCAGCTAATATCATAAAAAAGAAAATATTGCTACTTTTAGCTATAATTAAAAATTTAACTTAGTGCTTATTAATGTCATTTTTTCTATAAAAATTAGCAGTACGTTGATTAAAACATTTCTAAATTAGAGCAATGAACCGATATTTTTCCCCTTTCCAGCAATTCTTGATCACATGGTTGTTAATTTTATTGACTGGATGGTTGACAGTTTTAACGTTGAGCTATGTTGGTGAATTAATTAGTATTTTATTAACAGCAGGGTTAATCGCTTTTTTACTCAACTATGCTGTTGTTATTTTGGAACCATTTCTACCCAGGAGTATAGCAGCATTACTGGTATATCTATTAGCTGGAGTAGTTGTAGTACTCATTGGTTTAACTTTAGTACCACCTGTATTTAACCAAGGAGGACAATTATTAACTAATTTTCCATCTCTATTAGATTCAGCGAGACAACAACTATCTCTATTTCAAAGC
Coding sequences:
- a CDS encoding HAD-IA family hydrolase is translated as MKLIIFDFDGTIADTFEPLIKIIQRLSQEFGYKSVSPEDIDLFRNLTTREIIYQAGVSIWKLPFILRRIKKELNKDIKVVRPIQGMKEALLDLKDQGNQLGIITSNSQDNVQLFLENNHLDTIFSFICSGTTIFGKNKVINSVLIQKNINLSDVIYVGDETRDIEAAKKSNIQVIAVSWGFNSQEILANQNPDYLIDHPQQLTEVVNSLKQLIS